In Bacteroidales bacterium, the genomic window TTCCAGTATAGGTTATTAACATGCTCTAAAGTTACTAACTCCCCCTAGAACCCCCTTGTTAGCATCATCATCATTATTATTGATATAAAAAATGATACTGTAAATCTAAAGGAACTCACGTTAATTACTTACAAAGTAACAAAATTTGATTTTTGGTTTTATATGAAAATATTAAATGAAATTGATGAATTATTTTCGCTTTTATAATGGTTTGAGTCGATGTATTTTTGTGTTATTAAGTAACAAAATAAATAGGTTTAAAATGGATGCACAAATTAAACATTATGAAAACAAATTAGAGTTTGAAATGGACTCGGCGGATTTGTTTGAAGCCTTAAATAATGGCGAAAAAGTTGTTGTTATTGATGCAAGGAAGCCATTTGGCTTTGAGGCCGAACATATTCCTAGGGCAATTAATATCCCTCATCGTGAAATGAATGAGGAAAGCACCAAGCATTTAAACAAAGATTTTGTGTATGTTACCTATTGCG contains:
- a CDS encoding rhodanese-like domain-containing protein, which codes for MDAQIKHYENKLEFEMDSADLFEALNNGEKVVVIDARKPFGFEAEHIPRAINIPHREMNEESTKHLNKDFVYVTYCDGIGCNASTKGALNMSKLGFKVKELIGGIEWWKFDGYATEGTKASQTGAKIQCAC